The uncultured Sunxiuqinia sp. genomic sequence AGAGGATATCTTCAATCCGATTCAGACTTTGTCTGCTTTACCCACGGATTTTATCGGCTCTAATTCAGGAGCTGATATCCATGTGAGTACTGACGGGCGATTTGTTTATAGCTCAAATCGGGGCCATAATTCAATTGCCGTGTTTGAGCGAGATGATAATGGGATGTTAACGTTAGTTGAAACAGAACCGGTAGTTGGAGATTGGCCTCGAAATTTTACAATTTCTCCCGACGGAAACTACCTGTTGGTGGCCAATAAAAAAAGTAATAACGTGACGCTATTTAAGGTTGATGTGGAATCAGGGATGTTAGCTTATACTGGGAAAAGTTTAGAAATCCCGCGTCCGGTTTGTCTTGAATTTTTGGTTCGTTGAGGCTGATCGGACTGTTTTATTTAAGACGAATAATTAATTTCAGGTATACATTAGTCATTTATTAACAAAAAAGCGTTAACTTTTTGATTCACTTTTTGTTTTGAGGTTAAATGTTAAAAGCTTTCTTTTTATGATTCGTTTTCTTGTTAATTCATCATTCTTATTTGCTTTTTTTGTCATTTCATTGAGTAGTTGTTCAATGGGAAATGGTCAACACATTGATAAGCAACGTGTAAGGGCAGCTGGAAATTATCAAAATTATTGTGCTGGTTGCCATGGTGATAATCTGGAAAAGTTTGATGAGAAAGACTGGATGTTTGGAGATGATAATTCGAGTCTAGTGACGAGTATAACCTACGGACGAGACGAAATGGGAATGCCTGCTTTTGAGGCTACATTTTCTGACGAAGAAATTATTGCGCTTGCTGAGTATGTAAAAGAAGGTGTGCCGGAAGATAAGGAAACATTGAAGCCTGCTTTGTCGGCAAATGCTACGGTGCAATCAGAGGTTCAGAATTTTATTGTTGATACGGTTGTTTCGGGCTTGGGTGTTCCTTGGGGGTTGGAATTTTTACCCAATGGAGATTTGTTAATTGCGGAACGTTCTGCAAAGTTGTATCGGTTTACCAATAATGAGTTACAGGAAATATCCGGCCTGCCCGAAATTATGGTAAAAGGACAGGGTGGTTTGCTCGATTTGGAATTACACCCTGATTATGAAAGCAATGGATGGTTATATTTTTCTTATTCCGGATATGCTGATGACAATAAAAATACAGGCTGCACCAATGTGATGCGAGCAAAACTTGATGGGAATCAACTGGTTGATCAACAAGTTATATTTAATGGTTTTCCAGATACAAACAAAGGTCAACACTGGGGGTGTAAGCTTGAATTCGATCGAGAAGGGTTTTTATTTTTTGGAATTGGAGACCGTGGAAATCGTGATGTAAATCCTCAGAGTTTGACAAACAACTGTGGGAAAATTCATCGGGTGTATGATGATGGTTCGATTCCAGCAGACAATCCGTTTTTGGGTGCGCCTAATGCTGTTTCGAGCATCTACTCGTATGGACATCGTAATCCGCAGGGAACTTGCATGAATCCCGAGACTGGCGAAATATGGGAAACCGAACATGGTCCGCGAGGTGGAGATGAGTTGAACCTAATCAAACCCGGGGGGAATTATGGTTGGCCGGTCATTTCGTACGGAATAAATTACAATGGAACAACTTTTACCGAGCTAACGGAAAAAGAGGGGATGGCCCAGCCCGTTACTTATTGGGTTCCATCGATAGCTCCATGCGGAACAACCTTTGTTAAAGGAGATCGATATAAAAATTGGAAGAATAATATTTTAGTTGGCTCACTCCGGTTTATGTATTTGGAGCGGATTGTTTTAGAAGGTGAACAAGTGATTCATCAGGAAAAATTGTTAGAAGATATTGGTCGGGTTCGGAATGTTGAAATGAGTCCTGATGGATATATCTATGTAGCCATTGAAAATCCGGGCAAAATCCTGCGGCTGGTTCCGGTGGAATAAATGTAATGACCAGGAGTTTAGGCAGAAAAAAACTCCCCGGAGATAAGGGGAGTTTTGAGCATATAAAAGAGCGACAAGTTAAAGCATTTTGTCGCTTTTATATTCAAAGTCATATGATTCGTTGTGCTGACTAATGTCCAATCCAACTTTTTCACCTTGAGGCGAAACACGTAATGGAACAATCATATCCGTAATTTTATACATTAACAAAGAACCTCCAAATGTGAAAATACCTACAATTAACAAGGCTAATAAGTGATATAGGAACGTGGTGAATTCTCCGTAAATTAGCCCAACTTCCTGAGCAAAAACGGCTGTAAGAAGCATTCCAACAATACCACCCATTCCGTGAGCAGGGAAGACATCGAGGGTATCGTCCAGTCTTGTTTTTGAGCGAAGTTCAATTGCGTAGTTGCTAACAAGAGCAGCAGCAACTCCAATGAAGATACTAGAGCCGACATTTACAAAACCTGCAGCAGGGGTAATGGCAACCAGACCAACAACTAAGCCAATTGAAGCTCCCATGCCGGTTGGTTTTTTACCCTTGACCATATCGTAAAACAAGTAGGCTAACATAGCTGCTGCCGAAGCGGTATTCGTATTCATTAGTGCAAGGGCTGCAGTTGAGTTGGCTCCAAGTGCTGATCCGGCATTAAAACCAAACCATCCAAACCAAAGCATACCTGCTCCCAGCAATACAAATGGAATGTTGGCCGGTCGCACTTCCTGGCCAAAGTCTTTTCGTTTTCCGAGAAACATAGCACCTGCCAAAGCGGCAAAACCAGCAGACATGTGTACAACAGTCCCTCCTGCAAAGTCAAGCACTCCCCAGTTTCTCAGGAATCCGTTTGGATGCCATGTCCAATGGGCTAATGGTGCATAAATAAACAGCGAGAAAAGTACCATAAATAGCATGTAGGAACGAAACCGTACCCTGCCGGCAAATGATCCGGTAATTAATGCCGGAGTGATAATGGCAAATTTAAGCTGAAACATCGCAAAAAGCGCTAATGGGAATGTTGGCGCCAGATCTGGATCAGTGTGTCCTGTTACTCCTTTAAACATGAAGAAAGTTAGGGGGTTACCAAACAAACCATATCCGTCGGGGCCAATGCTGTCGCCAAATGCAATACTAAAACCACAAATTACCCAAATTACACTAATTACACCCATGGCAATAAAACTTTGCAACATGGTTGATAAAATGTTTTTGGAGTGAATCATTCCCCCGTAGAAGAAAGCAAGACCAGGAGTCATTAACAAAACCAACGCTGTTGCAGTAAGCATCCAGGCTGTGTCACCTGTGCTGATATTCGGATCGTTTAGTCCACCGAAGCCACTTGGGAAAAATACTCCCACTACTGCCGCAACAACCAATAATAATAGAATAAAAAGCCAACTTAGATTAGCGTTCTTCATAATGTCAAATTATTTTAAGTTTACCTACAATTTCTGCGTATTGTCAATTGGAATTTCCTCAGCCGTATCAAATTGACATTAATTTGGGTGTAAAAGTAGAAAATCAAAGAATAATTCAAAAATATTTATTCAAATTGATAAAAAAATGTCTCGGTGGACCTCTTCGGATTTAACATTTATGAAATGTGTAACTGATCATTTATTTCGAACCCAGTTAGTTAGAAGTGAATAGAAGATATGACTTTTGTTTGCATATTGAAAGATAAGTTTTTGTTTATTTATCTATCTGCTAAAATTTATTTAATTTTAGACGCATAAATAAGGCTGAAGTTAAATTATATGACACTAAGAAACAATTTGGACCAGATAGACTTACACATTCTGGACATTATTACTAAAAATGCACGTGTTCCTTTTAAGGACGTTGCTTCCGAAGTTGGCGTATCTCGAGCTGCTGTTCACCAACGCGTAAATCGGATGGTTGAAATGGACGTAATTACCGGGTCTGGGTATCATATTGATCCCAAAAAGGTTGATTACAAGACATGTACCTATGTTGGCGTTTTTCTTGAAAAAGGTGGGTTTTACGAAGATGTTGCCAATCAATTAAAAGAGATTCCGGAAATTGTCGAATGTCATTACACTACAGGGCAGTATGCTATTTTTGTGAAAGTGTATGCACGCGACAATGAACATTTGAAGGAAGTGTTAAGCGACAAAGTGCAAAAAATTGGAGGAATTTCGAGTACTGAAACGTTCATTTCGTTGGAGGAAACCTTTAAACGTCAGGTGCCCATTCATGAATGATGAAGACGTTGCCTGACGGCTTCGTAAATTAATAGTCCGGCGGCTACCGAAACATTAAGCGATTCAATTTTACCAAGAATAGGAATTTGAACTTGCTCATCGGCTAAGTTCAATAATTGCATTTCAATCCCTTTTTCTTCTGAGCCCATAATGATAGCTGTGGGCCCCGAAAGATTGGCTTGGGTATAGTTGAATGAAGATTTTTCGGTAGCTGCCGCGATTTTTAGCCCCGATTCTTTCAGATAAACAATGCTTTCCTTTAGGTTTTTAGTTCTACAGATTGGTAGCAGATGCAAAGCTCCGGCCGAAGTTTTCACCGCATCGGCGTTGATCCTGGCAGCTCCTTTCTCGGGAATAACGATTGCGTCAACCCCTGCACATTCTGCAGTGCGCACGATTGCACCAAAATTTCGAACGTCGGTTACCTGATCCAATACTAAAATCAACGGGTTTTTGCCAGCCTCGAATACCGACGGAAGAAAATTTTCCAACTCATAAAAAGTAACCGGTGAAATAAAAGCCAACACTCCCTGGTGATTTTTCCGGGTAATGCGGTTGATTTTTTCCATCGGCACATACTGAAACGGAACCTGGAATTCCCTGATCTTTTCAAACAGCTCTTTAAATAAATCGCCACCCAAGCCTTTTTTGATCAGTATTTTATCAACTTCTTTTCCTGAGTCGATGGCTTCAATAACGGCACGGATGCCAAAAATAAAGTCATCGGAATTTTTCTGCGGTTTTGCTTTATACATGTTACCAGGTTTTTTGTTCTTTCAATGTTTCGTATTCCAGTTGGTTGTTTTCCCATGCTGTCATAACTTCTTCAAGTTTGGCCTTTAGTTGATCATACTCCTCAAAGATGCTATGATCTTCCAGCGAATCAGGATTTGCCATTCTCTTGTCATAATCTTCAATCTTTTTTTCCAGGTCTGTAATTTCCTGCTCTGCTTGCGCTATTTGTTTTTCCAGCCGACTAATATTCTTATTTATTTCCTTTCGCTCGTTGTAGTTGAACTTGTTCTCCTCCTGTTGTGGTTTTTCTTTTTTTTCTGAGCTGGAACTAGAGCTAACTTGAGTTTTTCGTTCCAGTTCTTTCATCGATTCCATTTTTTTGCGACGAAGGAATTCGTAAATACCACCAAGGTGTTGTTTGACTTTTCGGTCTTTAAATTCATAGACACAATTGACCAGTCCATCCAAGAATTCACGATCGTGCGATACAACTAAAACAGTTCCTTCGTAACTGGCCAATGCTTGTTTCAAGATCTCTTTCGAACGCATGTCCAAGTGGTTGGTTGGTTCGTCCATTACCAAGAAGTTCACAGGCTCCAGCATCAGCCGAATCATCGCCAGCCGGGAGCGTTCACCTCCAGAAAGCACTTTTACTTTTTTCTCAACATCGTCGCCCGAGAACATAAAAGCCCCAAGAATATCCCTGATTTTAGTTCGAACATCGCCAACAGCTATTTCGTCGATTGTTTCCAATACCGATAAATTCTCATTTAATCGTTGAGCCTGATCCTGGGCGAAATAACCAATTTTAACATTATGCCCGATTTTCAGATGCCCTTGGTATTCGAGTTCACTCATGATGACACGAGCCAAAGTTGTTTTTCCTTCACCGTTTTTGCCGACAAAGGCGATTTTTTCACCACGCTCAATCATTAAATGAATGTCGTCTAGAACTAATAAATCGCCATATTTTTTTGTCAAGTGTTTGCAGTCGGCAACAATAGTTCCGGAGCGTTCCGGTGGTTGAAAACGAATATTCAGTCGCGAGTTATCTTCTTCGTCAATTTCAATCCGATCCAACTTTTCAAGCATTTTAGAACGCGATTGCACCTGAACGGCCTTTGTTGCCTTATATCTAAAACGCTCAATAAACTTCTCAGTATCTTCAATTAGCTTTTGCTGGTTTTTATAGGCGGACAATTGCGTTTCTTTATGTTCTTCCCGTAGCACCAGATATTTGCTGTAGTTGGCCTTGTAATCGTATATTCTTCCCAGCGAAATCTCAATGGTTCGGTTGGTTACCGCATCCAGAAATGCACGGTCGTGCGAAACTAAAACAACTGCACCGGCATAGCTTTTTAGAAAATCTTCCAACCACTGAATCGATTCGATATCCAGGTGGTTGGTCGGCTCATCGAGTAAAAATACATCCGGTTTTTTCAATAAAATTTTTGCCAGTTCGATACGCATGCGCCATCCGCCACTAAATTCACTTGTTTGCCTCGAAAAATCACTACGTTTGAATCCCAGTCCAACTAATGTTTGCTCAATCTCCGCTTCGAAATTAGCTCCGCCAACCATATGGTGCTGATCATTCAATTCTGTGACCTTGGTAATCAGTCCCATGTATTCGTCCGACTCGTAATCTTTGCGGGTGGCAATTTGATGATTGATGTGTTCAATTTCGTTTTTGATTTGCAGAATCTCATCGAAAGCCTTTTTTGCTTCCTCAAAAACGGTATGTTTATTCGAAACATTCATGTGCTGAGGTAAGTAGCCAACGCGAATATCTTTCGGAACAACGACCGATCCTTCAGATGGTGTTTGCTCTCCGGCAATGATTTTAAGTAAGGTTGATTTTCCGGCTCCGTTTTTTCCTGCCAACCCAATTCGGTCTTTAGGGGTTACCAAAAACGAAATCTTCTTTAAAAGTTCAAATCCTCCAAAACTTACGACTAACTGATCAACTGAAATCATAACACATAAAAAATTGAAGTGCAAAGATAAAAGAATCCATCAGAAAATAGAGCAAAGCTTAAGTTGTGAGACTTCAGGATTAATTAGTTATTTCATTTACAATTTAGGAGATTGACAGTAGCTCATTCATCTATTTTCCTATTTTTGCACCAAAATAGAAATGTATGGGACGAAGCCGCCGAAAAAAGCCTTTTTATGAGCAAGTTACAATAACCGATATTGGTGCTGAAGGAAAAGCCATTGCACGTGTTAACGATATCGTTGTATTTACAACGCACGCTATTCCGGGAGATGTAGTGGATTTGCAGGTGACCAAAAAAAGGAAGAAATACCAGGAAGCCCGTGTGGTTAAAGTACATGAAAAGTCGGCGGATCGGGTA encodes the following:
- a CDS encoding PQQ-dependent sugar dehydrogenase — protein: MIRFLVNSSFLFAFFVISLSSCSMGNGQHIDKQRVRAAGNYQNYCAGCHGDNLEKFDEKDWMFGDDNSSLVTSITYGRDEMGMPAFEATFSDEEIIALAEYVKEGVPEDKETLKPALSANATVQSEVQNFIVDTVVSGLGVPWGLEFLPNGDLLIAERSAKLYRFTNNELQEISGLPEIMVKGQGGLLDLELHPDYESNGWLYFSYSGYADDNKNTGCTNVMRAKLDGNQLVDQQVIFNGFPDTNKGQHWGCKLEFDREGFLFFGIGDRGNRDVNPQSLTNNCGKIHRVYDDGSIPADNPFLGAPNAVSSIYSYGHRNPQGTCMNPETGEIWETEHGPRGGDELNLIKPGGNYGWPVISYGINYNGTTFTELTEKEGMAQPVTYWVPSIAPCGTTFVKGDRYKNWKNNILVGSLRFMYLERIVLEGEQVIHQEKLLEDIGRVRNVEMSPDGYIYVAIENPGKILRLVPVE
- a CDS encoding ammonium transporter, encoding MKNANLSWLFILLLLVVAAVVGVFFPSGFGGLNDPNISTGDTAWMLTATALVLLMTPGLAFFYGGMIHSKNILSTMLQSFIAMGVISVIWVICGFSIAFGDSIGPDGYGLFGNPLTFFMFKGVTGHTDPDLAPTFPLALFAMFQLKFAIITPALITGSFAGRVRFRSYMLFMVLFSLFIYAPLAHWTWHPNGFLRNWGVLDFAGGTVVHMSAGFAALAGAMFLGKRKDFGQEVRPANIPFVLLGAGMLWFGWFGFNAGSALGANSTAALALMNTNTASAAAMLAYLFYDMVKGKKPTGMGASIGLVVGLVAITPAAGFVNVGSSIFIGVAAALVSNYAIELRSKTRLDDTLDVFPAHGMGGIVGMLLTAVFAQEVGLIYGEFTTFLYHLLALLIVGIFTFGGSLLMYKITDMIVPLRVSPQGEKVGLDISQHNESYDFEYKSDKML
- a CDS encoding Lrp/AsnC ligand binding domain-containing protein; translation: MTLRNNLDQIDLHILDIITKNARVPFKDVASEVGVSRAAVHQRVNRMVEMDVITGSGYHIDPKKVDYKTCTYVGVFLEKGGFYEDVANQLKEIPEIVECHYTTGQYAIFVKVYARDNEHLKEVLSDKVQKIGGISSTETFISLEETFKRQVPIHE
- the rlmB gene encoding 23S rRNA (guanosine(2251)-2'-O)-methyltransferase RlmB, with amino-acid sequence MYKAKPQKNSDDFIFGIRAVIEAIDSGKEVDKILIKKGLGGDLFKELFEKIREFQVPFQYVPMEKINRITRKNHQGVLAFISPVTFYELENFLPSVFEAGKNPLILVLDQVTDVRNFGAIVRTAECAGVDAIVIPEKGAARINADAVKTSAGALHLLPICRTKNLKESIVYLKESGLKIAAATEKSSFNYTQANLSGPTAIIMGSEEKGIEMQLLNLADEQVQIPILGKIESLNVSVAAGLLIYEAVRQRLHHS
- a CDS encoding ABC-F family ATP-binding cassette domain-containing protein — translated: MISVDQLVVSFGGFELLKKISFLVTPKDRIGLAGKNGAGKSTLLKIIAGEQTPSEGSVVVPKDIRVGYLPQHMNVSNKHTVFEEAKKAFDEILQIKNEIEHINHQIATRKDYESDEYMGLITKVTELNDQHHMVGGANFEAEIEQTLVGLGFKRSDFSRQTSEFSGGWRMRIELAKILLKKPDVFLLDEPTNHLDIESIQWLEDFLKSYAGAVVLVSHDRAFLDAVTNRTIEISLGRIYDYKANYSKYLVLREEHKETQLSAYKNQQKLIEDTEKFIERFRYKATKAVQVQSRSKMLEKLDRIEIDEEDNSRLNIRFQPPERSGTIVADCKHLTKKYGDLLVLDDIHLMIERGEKIAFVGKNGEGKTTLARVIMSELEYQGHLKIGHNVKIGYFAQDQAQRLNENLSVLETIDEIAVGDVRTKIRDILGAFMFSGDDVEKKVKVLSGGERSRLAMIRLMLEPVNFLVMDEPTNHLDMRSKEILKQALASYEGTVLVVSHDREFLDGLVNCVYEFKDRKVKQHLGGIYEFLRRKKMESMKELERKTQVSSSSSSEKKEKPQQEENKFNYNERKEINKNISRLEKQIAQAEQEITDLEKKIEDYDKRMANPDSLEDHSIFEEYDQLKAKLEEVMTAWENNQLEYETLKEQKTW